AACACCAGGCGGGGCCGAGTTCTGAAGCGGCTGCTTGATCTGTCCTTAGCGATACCTGTTGTTGTGTTTTCACTTCCGGTGCTGTGCCTTGTTGTTAAGATCGGGCAACTGTTTCAGTCATCAGGGCCGCTGTTCTATTGCCAGACTCGTTGCGGACGTGAAGGACGTGAGTTCACGATTATTAAGTTCCGCACGATGGATCTTCCTCCAGCTGGTCGCACCGATTTAGAAGAAAACCCGGGGGCTCGAATTTACCCACTCGGGAAAATTCTACGTCGTTCGAAGCTGGACGAAATTCCACAGTTTATCAACGTGCTGCTTGGTTCGATGAGCGTCGTCGGTCCGCGGCCGCACCACTTCGATGACTGTCGAAAGTTCGAGAAGATGGTCGGCGACTATTCGCTGCGAACTGTCACCAAGCCGGGCATCACCGGACTGGCTCAGTACACCGAATACCGAGGCGACTTTGAATGGAACAGTGTTGAAAATCGGGTCGCCAAAGATCTGGCGTATATCCACAACTGGACGATGGTTCTGGATCTGCTGCTGATCTTGAAGACAGCAGCCATCGTATGCCGCGCTGTCATCGGTGGGGTGCTGCGACGCATGGGGATTTCGTCCTCGCGTGCGAAGTTGTCACCTGCGACACTCAAGATTAACGCGGCTCATGCTAAAGCCGACGACATGGAGCAAACTGTAATTTACGGTCAGGAAACTCAGCGACGAGCCGCGTAAATTTTGACTCTCCGAAAACTGGCAGTCACGAACTGCGACTCAAGCGGACTCCGTGTCGAACTTGACACTCAACACCATTCAGCCGGACTGATGTTGATATCCACTCAGCGCGATCCAGCGGTTGCTGCACTACCGAGCTTGCGGCAGACACAGAATTGCCCCGCAGAACGGCCGAGGGCATGATCTCGCCAAGCGTCACGGTGTACACGATCGGCCGCTTCAGGAGTTGCCGCAGACCAGCCAATTCCGCCAAACGCCACATTCTTACACTGCCGCCTACACGTCACGTCGCACCAAGCAAGCTTTCACGTTGTGCGACCTTTTCTGAGCCTTGTTCGGCTTCTTTCTTGCGCGAATTTTCTTGGCTACGCGACGTGGATCGCCCCTTCAGACGATGGCTGCTGCAGATTGCGGTGATCTGCCCGGATCATGGCAAATTCCGTTTGAAGATTTGAGCATCCCCAAAACTCGCTATCTCGCAGGCTGAAGAATCGGTCTAGCATTGATTCTGAAAAATGGAGTAGCTTTCCGCCGTTCAGAAAATTCAATGGCCGAAAACCACCGGTTTTCAACGCTCCTAACGATGACACGACTGGCAAATACGTGTCACCGAAGGGAACGAAGTCCGCGCAAACCACCTAAGTTAAACACGAATTCGCGAAATTGCTGTCAGCCGCAAAGCCGCAAATTCTGTTCCCCGAACGATTCTATTGGCCCGACACTGAAGCAACCGGTTAGCTTTCGACGGAACTGTGTAACTCACTGGCGTTTGAACACGATGTTCATGTCCTCTTCGGGGAACCGGATGCGGTGAAGAAGAAAGCTGGCGTGATGGACCAATTTGGAACTTGGAACGGAGTCACGATGGATCAAGCTATCCGGATCTTCACTTCGAAGAGCAACATATTGCTTGAGGCAGTCAACTTTAATCTTCTTGCGGCGACTCGCCGCCGCCACATCCTAAAACTGCCGAAGTTGGGACTTGTTGTTTTAAGAAAACGGACCCATTTTTTTTGCTGCGGCACGTAGCTGATCGCCTGCATCATAAGTTTTTATTGTGCCGATGGTCGGCTACCTGC
This DNA window, taken from Fuerstiella marisgermanici, encodes the following:
- a CDS encoding sugar transferase, with the protein product MDFGSHGHFAPVQQPEARDGERQHFFALNTRRGRVLKRLLDLSLAIPVVVFSLPVLCLVVKIGQLFQSSGPLFYCQTRCGREGREFTIIKFRTMDLPPAGRTDLEENPGARIYPLGKILRRSKLDEIPQFINVLLGSMSVVGPRPHHFDDCRKFEKMVGDYSLRTVTKPGITGLAQYTEYRGDFEWNSVENRVAKDLAYIHNWTMVLDLLLILKTAAIVCRAVIGGVLRRMGISSSRAKLSPATLKINAAHAKADDMEQTVIYGQETQRRAA